A genomic stretch from Tribolium castaneum strain GA2 chromosome 6, icTriCast1.1, whole genome shotgun sequence includes:
- the LOC660559 gene encoding uncharacterized protein LOC660559, whose product MKLIVGLFLVATALALPLPESEENKSGVPLVIADYSSVAKSEENHHHQHQHHDSSQSSSEESTEKPSEEARPTTEPAKSEESEEKSSSSSEESNESKPLQDENPTTQEPKREEPKIEEPKPEEKPQEPEMKKIEEPKPIEEKKPIEEKKEESVPAVKLIMEGSDVVQAAKNTVAVAEESAPAPASKAETSPPLEATTEKIEKPLALPALKAEEAKPEIKEEIKPEPEKKLEEKKEEKIEESTEEKKEIEKKAKAEAETEAPKAPKPAAEAVATKKDEALPEKLPEPASASS is encoded by the coding sequence ATGAAACTAATCGTGGGCCTCTTTTTGGTAGCCACCGCTTTGGCTCTACCACTCCCCGAAAGTGAAGAAAATAAATCAGGTGTACCTCTAGTCATCGCTGATTATTCCTCAGTCGCCAAATCCGAAGAAAACCACCACCATCAGCACCAACACCACGACTCCTCCCAGTCATCTTCGGAAGAATCCACCGAAAAACCCAGCGAAGAAGCCAGACCCACAACAGAACCCGCCAAAAGCGAAGAAAGCGAAGAGAaaagcagcagcagcagcgaAGAAAGCAACGAAAGCAAACCCCTTCAAGATGAAAACCCCACGACCCAAGAACCCAAACGCGAAGAACCCAAAATCGAAGAACCCAAACCCGAAGAAAAACCCCAAGAACCCGAAATGAAGAAAATCGAAGAACCCAAACCAATCGAAGAAAAGAAACCGATCGaagaaaagaaagaagaaagcGTCCCTGCTGTCAAACTCATCATGGAGGGTTCCGATGTGGTCCAAGCCGCCAAGAACACGGTGGCGGTGGCTGAGGAGTCCGCCCCCGCGCCCGCCTCCAAGGCCGAGACCTCGCCGCCCCTGGAAGCCACCACCGAAAAAATCGAGAAACCGTTGGCCCTCCCAGCCCTTAAGGCCGAAGAAGCAAAACCAGAAATCAAGGAAGAAATCAAGCCAGAGCCTGAGAAAAAACTAGAagagaaaaaggaggagaaaATCGAAGAATCAACCGAAGAAAAGAAGGAAATCGAGAAGAAGGCCAAAGCTGAGGCCGAAACGGAGGCCCCGAAAGCACCGAAACCAGCAGCCGAAGCAGTGGCTACGAAGAAAGACGAGGCGTTACCGGAAAAACTACCGGAGCCGGCTAGTGCAAGTTCTTGA
- the Atg101 gene encoding autophagy-related protein 101, with product MNARSQMFDLAVEGHQADEAVASIFHTVLFHRTHGKFLYSTEGSYSIGTIGYTDVDCDFIDLTYVCCSSKRLDETLKREISLFSEQLRGNEGTGMGQISLEFFQKKPRSRWLFQPESIPWEVWTVRLELITLASEGERQVYREQMGELLADKIFSIAEIMNRHDYLPKMPSQSELDLIFDTSYPDCQPYLFKVNYSISGPSSGSSVGSTVKKLIKETLAL from the coding sequence ATGAACGCCAGATCTCAGATGTTCGATTTGGCGGTGGAGGGCCACCAAGCCGACGAAGCCGTTGCTAGTATTTTCCACACAGTGTTGTTTCATCGAACGCATGGAAAGTTCCTCTACAGCACGGAAGGGAGCTATTCCATCGGAACGATCGGCTACACCGATGTAGATTGCGACTTTATCGACCTGACTTACGTGTGTTGTTCGTCGAAACGGCTCGATGAGACGCTCAAACGTGAGATAAGTTTATTTAGCGAACAATTGCGGGGCAACGAAGGCACTGGCATGGGTCAGATTAGTTTGGAGTTCTTCCAAAAGAAGCCACGAAGCCGGTGGTTGTTCCAACCGGAGAGCATCCCCTGGGAGGTGTGGACGGTGCGTCTGGAGCTCATCACGTTGGCCAGTGAGGGCGAGAGACAAGTTTACAGGGAGCAAATGGGGGAATTACTCGCCGACAAAATTTTCTCGATAGCTGAAATTATGAATCGGCACGATTATTTGCCGAAAATGCCGAGTCAGTCCGAGTTGGATTTGATCTTCGATACGTCGTATCCCGATTGTCAGCCCTACTTGTTTAAGGTGAATTATTCAATTTCGGGTCCTTCGTCAGGCTCTTCGGTCGGCTCGACCGTTAAGAAGTTAATCAAAGAGACTCTAGcactttaa